In the genome of Bradyrhizobium arachidis, one region contains:
- the leuC gene encoding 3-isopropylmalate dehydratase large subunit, translated as MSKPTTLYDKIWNDHLVHEADDGTCLLYIDRHLVHEVTSPQAFEGLRATGRKVHAPEKTLAVVDHNVPTTDRTKPNPDPESIEQIKALAENAKEFGIEYYNEFDKRQGIVHVIGPEQGFTLPGTTIVCGDSHTSTHGAFGALAHGIGTSEVEHVLATQTLIQKKAKNMRVTVDGKLPDGVTGKDIILAIIGEIGTAGGTGYVLEYAGEAIRALSMEGRMTVCNMSIEGGARAGLVAPDQKAYDFLRDRPKSPKGAAWDAAMRYWEGLRSDEGAHFDHELRLDAAKLPPIVTWGTSPEDVISVTGIVPDPDKIADEAKRISKHRALKYMGLTAGTKITDIKLDRVFIGSCTNGRIEDLRAAAKIAEGKQVAGTVNAMVVPGSGIVKEQAEAEGLDKIFIKAGFEWREPGCSMCLAMNPDKLKPEERCASTSNRNFEGRQGFKGRTHLVSPAMAAAAAIAGHFVDVRDWR; from the coding sequence ATGTCCAAGCCGACCACATTGTACGACAAGATCTGGAACGACCATCTGGTGCACGAAGCCGACGACGGCACCTGCCTGCTCTATATCGACCGCCACCTGGTGCACGAGGTGACCTCGCCGCAGGCGTTCGAAGGCCTGCGCGCCACGGGGCGCAAGGTCCATGCGCCCGAGAAGACGCTCGCCGTCGTCGACCACAACGTGCCGACCACCGACCGCACCAAGCCCAATCCCGATCCTGAGAGCATCGAGCAGATCAAGGCGCTGGCCGAGAACGCCAAGGAATTCGGCATCGAATATTACAACGAGTTCGACAAGCGCCAGGGCATCGTCCACGTCATCGGCCCCGAACAGGGTTTTACGCTGCCCGGCACCACCATCGTCTGCGGTGACAGCCACACCTCGACGCATGGCGCGTTCGGCGCGCTCGCGCACGGCATCGGCACCTCCGAGGTCGAGCACGTTCTGGCGACACAGACGCTGATCCAGAAGAAGGCCAAGAACATGCGCGTCACCGTCGACGGCAAATTGCCCGACGGCGTGACCGGCAAGGACATCATCCTGGCAATCATCGGCGAGATCGGGACCGCGGGCGGCACCGGCTACGTGCTGGAATATGCCGGCGAGGCGATCCGCGCGCTCTCGATGGAAGGCCGCATGACGGTCTGCAACATGTCGATCGAAGGCGGCGCCCGCGCCGGCCTCGTTGCGCCCGACCAGAAGGCCTACGACTTCCTGCGCGACCGTCCGAAGTCGCCGAAGGGCGCGGCCTGGGACGCGGCGATGCGCTATTGGGAGGGCTTGCGCTCCGACGAAGGCGCGCATTTCGACCACGAGCTGCGCCTCGATGCGGCAAAACTGCCGCCGATCGTGACCTGGGGCACCAGCCCTGAGGACGTCATCTCGGTGACCGGCATTGTGCCCGATCCCGACAAGATCGCGGACGAGGCCAAGCGCATCTCCAAGCACCGCGCGCTGAAATATATGGGCCTGACCGCGGGGACGAAGATCACCGACATCAAGCTCGACCGCGTCTTCATCGGCTCCTGCACCAACGGCCGTATCGAAGATCTTCGCGCCGCCGCCAAGATCGCGGAAGGCAAGCAGGTTGCAGGCACCGTCAACGCCATGGTCGTGCCGGGCTCCGGGATCGTGAAGGAGCAGGCCGAGGCCGAGGGTCTGGACAAGATCTTCATCAAGGCCGGCTTCGAATGGCGCGAGCCAGGCTGCTCGATGTGTCTTGCGATGAACCCGGATAAGCTGAAGCCGGAGGAGCGCTGCGCCTCGACCTCGAACCGCAATTTCGAGGGTCGCCAGGG
- the rplS gene encoding 50S ribosomal protein L19 encodes MNLIKQLEQEQFDKLSAGKEIPEFAPGDTVIVNVKVVEGDRTRVQAYEGVCIGRSGGGLNESFTVRKISYGEGVERVFPLLSPMIDSIKVVRRGKVRRAKLYYLRNLRGKSARIVEKQDRQAAVGE; translated from the coding sequence ATGAACCTGATCAAGCAGCTCGAGCAAGAGCAATTCGACAAGCTGTCCGCCGGCAAGGAGATTCCGGAATTCGCCCCCGGCGACACCGTGATCGTCAACGTGAAGGTCGTCGAAGGCGACCGCACCCGCGTGCAGGCCTATGAAGGCGTCTGCATCGGCCGTTCCGGCGGTGGCCTCAACGAGAGCTTCACCGTCCGCAAGATCTCCTATGGCGAGGGCGTCGAGCGCGTGTTCCCGCTGCTCTCCCCGATGATCGACTCGATCAAGGTGGTCCGCCGCGGCAAGGTGCGTCGCGCCAAGCTCTATTACCTCCGCAACCTCCGCGGCAAGTCGGCCCGCATCGTCGAGAAGCAGGACCGTCAGGCCGCCGTCGGCGAGTAA